In the Setaria italica strain Yugu1 chromosome VI, Setaria_italica_v2.0, whole genome shotgun sequence genome, one interval contains:
- the LOC101757483 gene encoding LOW QUALITY PROTEIN: keratin, type I cytoskeletal 9-like (The sequence of the model RefSeq protein was modified relative to this genomic sequence to represent the inferred CDS: substituted 1 base at 1 genomic stop codon) produces the protein MVCTKAVVVLGVVALVAAALLLAAESRPIARKDLGVNLGGGGGLGVGVGGGLGIGSGIGIGIGGGGGGSGSASGSGSGSYSGSGSGSGSGSWSGSSSGSNAGSGGAGSYAGSHAGSYAGSNGGGAGSYAGSDAGSYASSNGRGGGSYAGSDAGSYAGSGGPHWGPGAGSYAGSHAGSYAGSNGGGAGSXAGSEAGSYAGSGGGPYGGAGAGSYAGSRAGSYAGNGHGN, from the coding sequence ATGGTGTGCACGAAGGCCGTCGTCGTCCTTGGCGTCGTAGCGTTGGTGGCCGCGGCGTTGCTTCTAGCGGCTGAGAGCCGCCCCATTGCGCGGAAGGACCTGGGCGTcaacctcggcggcggcggtggccttggggtcggcgtcggcggcggcctcggtaTCGGCTCAGGGATCGGCATCGGcattggtggcggcggcggcggctcgggctCCGCGTCCGGGTCAGGGTCTGGGTCGTACTCCGGCTCCGGCTCAGGGTCAGGCTCGGGGTCCTGGTCCGGGTCAAGCTCGGGCTCCAACGCGGGGTCCGGCGGCGCGGGGTCATACGCGGGCTCCCACGCCGGGTCGTACGCAGGCTCAAACGGCGGAGGTGCCGGGTCGTATGCGGGCTCCGACGCCGGCTCGTACGCTAGCTCTAACGGCAGGGGCGGGGGCTCGTACGCGGGCTCCGACGCCGGCTCATACGCGGGGTCAGGTGGCCCGCACTGGGGCCCTGGTGCTGGCTCGTACGCGGGCTCCCATGCCGGCTCGTACGCAGGCTCCAACGGCGGAGGAGCGGGCTCGTAAGCCGGTTCCGAGGCTGGCTCGTACGCTGGGTCCGGCGGTGGCCCGTACGGGGGCGCCGGTGCTGGCTCCTACGCTGGGTCTCGAGCCGGCTCCTACGCGGGCAATGGGCACGGCAACTGA
- the LOC101752910 gene encoding ctenidin-3-like yields the protein MAMASAKAVAILSVAVIASFLLAAECRHIARKDLGVGLGGGGSGGLGVGTGGGGSGGLGVGTGGGLGVGTGGGLGVGTGGGVGVGSGIGVGGGGGGGGSASGSGSGSYSGSGSGSGSGSGSGSWSGAGSSPAGSSAGSYAESGAGSNAGPGGAGSYTGSRAGSHAGSNGGGAGSYAGSDAGSYAGSGASPHGGGSGAGSYAGSRAGSYAGSGHGK from the coding sequence ATGGCTATGGCTTCCGCGAAGGCCGTCGCCATCCTCAGTGTCGCGGTGATCGCGTCGTTCCTTCTCGCGGCTGAGTGCCGCCACATTGCCCGGAAGGACCTGGgcgtcggcctcggcggcggcggctctggcGGGCTAGGAgtcggcacgggcggcggcggctctggcGGGCTAGGAgtcggcacgggcggcggcctGGGGGTCGGCACGGGTGGCGGCCTTGGGGTTGGCACGGGTGGCGGAGTGGGCGTCGGCTCAGGGAtcggtgtcggcggcggcggtggtggcggcggctctgCGTCCGGGTCAGGATCCGGGTCCTACTCAGGCTCCGGCTCTGGTTCGGGATCAGGGTCCGGCTCCGGGTCATGGTCCGGCGCGGGGTCGTCACCGGCCGGATCCAGCGCAGGCTCGTACGCCGAGTCAGGAGCCGGCTCGAATGCGGGGCCTGGCGGCGCGGGATCGTACACGGGCTCCAGAGCTGGCTCGCACGCAGGCTCCAACGGCGGAGGAGCGGGCTCGTATGCGGGCTCTGACGCCGGCTCGTATGCTGGGTCCGGCGCTAGCCCGCATGGCGGCGGCTCTGGTGCTGGCTCGTACGCTGGGTCCCGGGCTGGCTCCTACGCTGGCAGCGGCCATGGCAAGTGA
- the LOC101753730 gene encoding UDP-glycosyltransferase 89B2, giving the protein MAAAAAEQAASGSTTGGPHVLVVPYPAQGHMQPLLHLASLLAARGLRLTVVATPATVYLLAPLLAAHPSSVRPLTFPSAADHDTSGPTSVGADFHAHAAALRAPLGEWLRSRARSDSGDGEGTGRVVAVISDFFCAWTQPLAAEVGVPRLVFAPSGVLATAATHSLFRRMPRAPEGDAGRGYAVSFPALPGAPAFPWRQISRMYRSYVEGGAGGSSDEHAEAIKDNFLWNLESAAFVCNTCHPLEGKYLDAQPLEDLAGKRVWAVGPVAPPPDSTGEHDPGTASDVTAWLDAFPDSSVAYVSFGTMMVPPPAHAAALASALERSGTPFVWASATTKLPDRFEERAAAAGTGLVLRGWAPQVAALRHRAVGCFVTHCGWNSVMESAAAGVPMLAWPMAADQFFNARLAVEEARVAVAASWGGFGGVPDAEDLARALSEVVGEAGAGVRARAKELAVMLEEAVGEGGSTRRELDGLVQELRELGSGR; this is encoded by the coding sequence atggccgccgccgccgccgagcaagcCGCCTCCGGTTCCACCACCGGTGGGCCGCACGTGCTGGTCGTTCCGTACCCCGCGCAGGGCCACATGCAGCCGCTCCTCCACCTCGCCTCGCTCCTCGCCGCGCGGGGCCTCCGCCTCACCGTCGTCGCCACGCCCGCCACGGTCTACCTCCtcgcgccgctcctcgccgcgcacCCTTCCTCGGTGCGGCCGCTCACCTTCCCGTCCGCCGCTGACCACGACACCTCGGGCCCGACCTCCGTCGGCGCCGACTTCcacgcgcacgccgccgcgctccgcgccCCCCTCGGCGAGTGGCTGCGGTCCCGGGCCCGTTCAGactccggcgacggggaagGAACCGGCCGCGTCGTGGCGGTGATCTCGGACTTCTTCTGCGCGTGGACGCAGCCGCtcgcggcggaggtgggcgtgCCGCGGCTGGTGTTCGCGCCGTCCGGcgtgctcgccaccgccgccacgcaCTCGCTGTTCCGGCGGATGCCGAGGGCACCGGAAGGCGACGCGGGCCGCGGGTACGCAGTCTCGTTCCCGGCTCTGCCCGGCGCGCCGGCGTTCCCGTGGCGGCAGATCTCGCGGATGTACAGGAGCTACGtggagggcggcgccggcggcagcagcgacgAGCACGCCGAGGCGATCAAGGACAACTTCCTCTGGAACCTGGAGAGCGCGGCGTTCGTGTGCAACACCTGCCACCCTCTCGAGGGGAAGTACCTGGACGCGCAGCCGCTCGAGGACCTGGCCGGCAAGCGCGTCTGGGCGGTGGgaccggtggcgccgccgccggatagCACAGGCGAACACGACCCCGGCACCGCCAGCGACGTCACCGCGTGGCTCGACGCGTTCCCGGACTCGTCGGTGGCGTACGTGAGCTTCGGGACCAtgatggtgccgccgccggcgcacgcggcggcgctggcgtccGCGCTGGAGCGGAGTGGCACGCCGTTTGTGTGGGCTTCCGCGACGACCAAGCTCCCGGACCGGTTCGAGGagcgggcggccgccgccggcacgggGCTGGTGCTCCGCGGATGGGCGCCGCAGGTGGCCGCGCTCCGGCACCGCGCCGTCGGCTGCTTCgtgacgcactgcgggtggaactcggtGATGGAAtccgcggcggccggggtgCCGATGCTGGCGTGGCCGATGGCCGCCGACCAGTTCTTCAACGCGCGGCTGGCCGTGGAGGAGGCGCgcgtggccgtggccgcgaGCTGGGGCGGGTTCGGCGGCGTCCCGGACGCGGAGGACCTCGCGCGCGCGTTGTCCGAGGTCGTCGGAGAGGCCGGTGCCGGCGTGAGGGCGCGCGCCAAGGAGCTCGCTGTGAtgctggaggaggcggtgggcgAAGgcggcagcacgcggcgggAGCTGGATGGGCTGGTGCAGGAGCTAAGGGAACTTGGAAGCGGGAGATAA
- the LOC101753319 gene encoding glycine-rich cell wall structural protein 1.0-like — MAHAKAAVVVLGAAVIASCLLAAESRHIAARKDLGVGLGGGGTGGVGVGTGGGLGVGAGGDVGAGSGVGIGVGGGGDSGSGSGSGSGSYSGSGSGSGSGGAGSSAGSGAGSYAESGAGSNAGSGGGGSSAGSRAGSYAGSNAGDGGSGAGSEAGSYAGSGAGPHGSSGAGSYAGSRAGSYAGSGHGK, encoded by the coding sequence ATGGCGCACGCGAaggcggccgtcgtcgtcctcggcgccgCGGTGATCGCGTCGTGCCTTCTCGCGGCTGAGAGCCGCCACATTGCTGCCCGGAAGGACCTGGgcgtcggcctcggcggcggcggcaccggcggggtCGGTgtcggcacgggcggcggcctGGGGGTCGGCGCGGGTGGCGACGTGGGAGCCGGCTCAGGGGTTGGCattggcgtcggcggcggcggcgactctgGCTCGGGCTCCGGGTCTGGCTCTGGTTCCTACTCTGGCTCCGGCTCTGGGTCGGGGTCCGGTGGTGCAGGGTCATCGGCCGGGTCCGGTGCCGGTTCATACGCCGAGTCGGGAGCCGGTTCTAACGCGGGGTCTGGTGGAGGAGGCTCGAGCGCTGGCTCGAGGGCCGGCTCGTACGCTGGCTCTAACGCCGGTGATGGAGGATCCGGCGCGGGCTCCGAAGCTGGCTCGTACGCGGGCTCCGGAGCCGGCCCACACGGGAGCTCCGGTGCTGGCTCGTACGCGGGGTCCAGAGCCGGCTCCTACGCTGGCAGCGGCCATGGCAAGTGA